AATACGATCGTATGATACGGACAAAAACAGTTCCGCGGTCGGATGGTGAGGTGCTTATAGTCAAGCAGGAACCCCTCGAAGATGACACGCTGGAAAGTGTCCGGAGACAGTATTTGGCAGATCAACTTCAACAACAGTCGGAAGAGGAAGATCAGGAAATGGAGGCTGAGGATGACGATGAGGAACATGAAATCGGAAGCAGCAGCAGTACACTCACTGCCGAAGAGTCACGGGATGAAGAATTTGAGCATCCTGAATTGAGTGCCATCTTTAAAGTGCGTACTACGTCTGGTTCGAGTGGTTCTAAGACTACTGGAACCGGAACGGCAGTAGCTATGGAAGAGAATCGCTGCATGGCATGCGGTGAAAAATTTATCTCCCGAGAGGCCTGGATCAATCATCTGCCTCAACATGCCGCCGAGCGACCCTTCCAGTGCCATATCTGTTTGGCACAGTTCAAAACCAAATACGTGCAGCAGAATCATATTAAAACCGTTCACCAAAACATACGCTCGTACCAATGCGAAATTTGTATAAATCCAGTTCGACAGTTCAAGAGTAAACGCACATTAGAGGACCACATGCGATACCACACGGGCGAACGGCCTTTCGTTTGCGTCCAGTGTAACCTGAGTTTTTCCTCGGGCAGTGTACATCGCAATCACATGTATAGGCTGCACCGAGAAATGCGTAAGAAGGATCGCAAGTGCAACTTTTGTGACAAAGAGTTTGACCGAATATTGGATCTTAAACGACACCAAACAAGCTACTGCGAAAAGATTGTAGGTCGGGCTATGCCGAGCGGCTGTAAACGCCATCTTGAACAAAGCATATTTTCACTCGATTTTCCCAAAAAAGGGAAATGCAAGGATACGATAACAGAAGCAAGCGAATGCTACAAAATAGTTTATTTCGCACACCCACAGAAAGTAACAGAATTTGGTATTTCTATAGCAAAGATTAGTGTTTATCCGCCAGTGAAATCAACgtaataaatataaaacaaactgtACTATCAACACAATATAGGTTATAGATTTGTAAGGTGGTGCTAACATCCCACGTAATCAGCagaaaaatatatagttttTAAAACGAATAATAAATGCATTACATGGACATTGGAGTGTCTTCGGTGTAAAGAAAAGCATTGCAGAGTTTTTCTGGAATATTTGAAAGTCCTTGACCATAAAATTATTTCtgcagatttatttttaatgtttaaacgagtttcttaatttgaaaaatatggtttCAATTCTCCGATGGCAACAAAACTTACaatttgaattgataattttctttttgtatAACGACCGTGAGCCCTTACGTCGCATAAATCAACAGCAACACGTTGAAATGTTGTGTTAGTCTAAATAAAGTTCGACagttcgaaaaattcaaaactgtaGACTTATTGGTTTCAAAAACAATATGTATACTGCCTCATTACGACAAAATCTATCAACACAATTCAGTAAAATATGCCAAATGCGGTGTAAATATCCAAAGCTCAtagatctttttttataaatgttgtACCAAAAAACATTGTAATGAATTGTAATTTGTTCACTTTAACGTAGTCTGTCAGTTATGATGTACTAAATTTATTACGTATTACATTTGATAAAATCTAGAAATTTACATACTTATACAAGTGACCACTATTCAATAATGGTTCATCACATTATGTTTCGTTCATTAAGTTGATTATACAATTAATTTCGAATCGAAATATATTCGTTAAAAACAGTCCTAAACCTGATGGGTTGGTATACTAAACGAAAGTTGATGTTAATCATAAATGTTTCAGAacagaaaattataatttattgaCATTACACAAATATGAATTTCGttaagaaattaattttaaattttagt
This portion of the Uranotaenia lowii strain MFRU-FL unplaced genomic scaffold, ASM2978415v1 HiC_scaffold_508, whole genome shotgun sequence genome encodes:
- the LOC129760206 gene encoding zinc finger protein 33A-like, with product TIYSDVPSETPGSYCRFCFRDTELIPIFHPVTQEPVNRQLIDMVLECTDIRLLANEDFPSSACQGCLQLLQEFYHFRQRTKEYDRMIRTKTVPRSDGEVLIVKQEPLEDDTLESVRRQYLADQLQQQSEEEDQEMEAEDDDEEHEIGSSSSTLTAEESRDEEFEHPELSAIFKVRTTSGSSGSKTTGTGTAVAMEENRCMACGEKFISREAWINHLPQHAAERPFQCHICLAQFKTKYVQQNHIKTVHQNIRSYQCEICINPVRQFKSKRTLEDHMRYHTGERPFVCVQCNLSFSSGSVHRNHMYRLHREMRKKDRKCNFCDKEFDRILDLKRHQTSYCEKIVGRAMPSGCKRHLEQSIFSLDFPKKGKCKDTITEASECYKIVYFAHPQKVTEFGISIAKISVYPPVKST